One genomic region from Fervidobacterium gondwanense DSM 13020 encodes:
- a CDS encoding cellobiose phosphorylase — MAKYYFNTDDRFVIEDYNNSKPFAGFLPGIAGRHGIPLWVFYVNRAQCIASFGLAHKDNPILEFHPAFRSYQTVYTNGFRTFIKVHEKNILHEAFVKKNEKIIQKMYIARESLEIEEINEEIGLKTNVLYFTLPQEKLAALVRKVVIENISSETLSLEVLDGLSMLLPFGINDYGLKHVGNTLKAWMEVFEIENGIHIFKLRSTAEDVATVSEIREGNFYVSFKIQESEKEQLKPLVDPDVVFGFDTSYVLPQVFAELNLEQIKRIKQVMSNRVPCAFSPVITVLEPGKKVEIYTVVGHAPNTNLLVEYSEKFSDSKYLEEKYRENRLITEDIVSRVWTKTGSKLFDEYAKQNYLDNVLRGGYPVIVRNGENPLVYHIYSRKHGDLERDYNYFVLLPEYYSSGNANYRDVNQNRRDDVFFNPGVERYNIRFFMNLIQTDGYNPLVINGVKYRVDVTKLDKLLLNDFFEDGTNVDVVLEFLKSNSFTPGKLLKFIEDKNIKLRKDFEELLRYLGNYIEEEIDAVHGEGYWTDHWTYNLDLIESYLSVYPDHKEELLFNDESYTYYDDTYCVLPRSKRYVIADGKVRQYKSTYEDQEKKRLIESRAEYKNVMRKNKGTGDIYKTSLIAKLINLAVAKFATLDPSGIGIEMEAGKPGWYDALNGLPGLFGSSVADSFELLRLLDFIIRTLKEYPHKTLRLPVEVLQLLRDLVTLVREYGNSTSENRDFDFWNKISILREKYREETKFGFIGDEREISALTTAGELEALANKLRNALDKAVEENDHLMPTYFYYDVENYVVEKVGSEDIVKVLKFSRKNMPLFLEGIVRGMKVYKEPEILKSIYSKVKSSGLYDRKLKMYKVNASLENQSIEIGRAKAFTPGWLENESIWVHMEYKYMLELLRSGLYDEFFEDFKNVIIAFLDPAIYGRSPLENSSFIASSANPDEKVHGTGFVARLSGATAEFLSIWRIMMAGKNPFKVDNGKLVLVFEPVLPGWLFDENNKISFKFLGNCTVTYVNPDKLDTYKVDYSKQRATLFLNDGERISLSSGLIEEKYAEMVRNGKVDRIEILIAQ, encoded by the coding sequence ATGGCTAAATATTACTTCAACACAGATGATAGATTCGTAATTGAGGACTACAATAACTCAAAACCATTTGCAGGTTTCCTTCCTGGGATTGCTGGAAGGCATGGCATTCCATTGTGGGTGTTCTATGTAAATAGGGCGCAGTGCATCGCCTCATTTGGACTGGCGCACAAGGACAATCCAATACTGGAATTCCACCCGGCGTTCCGTTCGTATCAAACAGTCTACACGAACGGCTTCAGAACTTTTATCAAAGTACACGAAAAAAATATATTACATGAAGCTTTTGTGAAAAAGAACGAGAAAATTATCCAAAAGATGTACATCGCAAGAGAGTCACTCGAAATTGAAGAGATAAACGAAGAAATTGGTCTTAAAACTAACGTACTTTACTTTACATTGCCACAGGAGAAACTTGCAGCACTTGTTAGAAAGGTTGTAATTGAGAATATTTCAAGCGAAACTTTAAGTCTCGAAGTACTTGACGGATTGTCGATGTTGTTGCCATTTGGAATAAACGATTACGGACTTAAGCATGTGGGTAATACCCTAAAAGCTTGGATGGAAGTTTTCGAAATTGAGAATGGAATTCACATATTCAAGCTCCGTTCTACTGCGGAAGATGTAGCAACCGTTTCAGAGATAAGAGAGGGAAATTTCTACGTCTCATTTAAGATTCAAGAGAGTGAAAAAGAACAGCTGAAACCTTTAGTGGATCCAGATGTAGTATTTGGGTTTGATACCTCTTACGTTTTGCCGCAAGTATTTGCTGAGCTGAATCTTGAGCAGATAAAACGTATCAAACAAGTCATGTCAAATAGAGTTCCATGCGCATTCTCACCAGTCATAACCGTTTTGGAACCTGGTAAGAAGGTAGAAATATATACAGTAGTTGGTCATGCTCCAAATACAAATTTACTTGTTGAATATTCTGAAAAATTCTCCGATAGTAAGTATTTAGAAGAGAAGTACCGCGAGAATAGGCTGATAACGGAAGACATCGTAAGCAGAGTGTGGACAAAGACAGGCTCCAAATTATTTGACGAGTATGCAAAGCAAAACTATCTCGATAATGTACTAAGAGGTGGCTATCCAGTTATAGTTAGAAATGGTGAAAATCCTTTAGTTTATCACATATATTCAAGAAAACACGGCGATTTGGAACGCGACTACAACTACTTTGTATTGTTGCCTGAGTATTATTCTTCAGGAAACGCAAACTATCGAGATGTAAATCAAAACAGGAGAGATGATGTATTCTTCAATCCAGGAGTTGAAAGATACAACATAAGGTTTTTCATGAACCTAATACAGACAGATGGTTACAATCCTTTGGTTATAAACGGTGTAAAGTACAGAGTAGATGTGACAAAACTTGACAAGTTATTGCTAAATGATTTCTTCGAAGATGGTACTAACGTAGATGTAGTTTTAGAATTCTTGAAAAGTAATTCATTTACTCCAGGAAAGCTCTTAAAATTCATTGAAGATAAAAATATAAAGCTTAGAAAAGATTTTGAAGAATTGCTCAGATATTTAGGAAATTACATCGAAGAAGAAATCGATGCTGTACATGGTGAGGGATACTGGACCGATCACTGGACGTACAATTTGGACTTGATAGAAAGTTACCTTTCGGTATATCCGGATCACAAAGAAGAACTGCTCTTCAACGATGAAAGCTACACTTACTACGATGACACTTATTGTGTACTTCCAAGGAGCAAGAGATACGTAATTGCTGACGGTAAAGTGAGGCAGTATAAGTCTACATACGAAGACCAAGAAAAGAAAAGACTGATAGAATCCCGCGCTGAATACAAAAACGTTATGCGAAAGAATAAGGGAACTGGTGATATTTACAAAACATCCTTGATCGCTAAGTTAATAAATTTAGCTGTCGCAAAATTTGCGACACTTGATCCAAGTGGCATTGGTATTGAAATGGAAGCAGGAAAGCCAGGCTGGTATGATGCATTAAACGGATTGCCTGGATTATTCGGTTCTTCTGTTGCAGATAGCTTTGAGCTCCTTAGATTGCTTGATTTTATAATAAGAACACTGAAAGAATATCCGCATAAAACGTTGCGACTTCCAGTTGAGGTCCTTCAATTATTGAGAGATCTTGTGACACTTGTCAGAGAATACGGCAACTCAACTTCTGAAAACAGGGATTTTGACTTCTGGAATAAGATATCGATACTTAGAGAAAAGTACAGGGAAGAGACAAAGTTCGGCTTCATTGGTGATGAGAGAGAAATCTCAGCTTTGACCACTGCTGGGGAACTTGAAGCACTTGCTAACAAGCTTAGAAATGCTCTGGACAAAGCAGTTGAAGAAAATGACCACTTGATGCCTACCTACTTCTATTACGATGTTGAGAATTACGTAGTTGAAAAAGTGGGCTCTGAGGATATAGTAAAAGTCTTAAAATTTTCAAGAAAAAACATGCCGCTATTTTTGGAAGGAATTGTAAGAGGTATGAAAGTATATAAAGAGCCTGAAATTTTGAAAAGCATATATTCAAAAGTGAAATCTTCAGGTTTGTATGATAGAAAACTGAAGATGTACAAAGTGAATGCTTCTCTTGAGAATCAGAGCATAGAGATAGGTAGGGCGAAGGCATTCACACCAGGTTGGTTGGAAAATGAATCGATATGGGTACATATGGAGTACAAATACATGCTTGAGCTCTTAAGAAGTGGACTTTACGATGAATTTTTCGAGGATTTCAAAAACGTGATAATTGCATTCTTAGATCCTGCAATATACGGAAGGAGCCCACTTGAAAATTCCTCGTTTATAGCCAGTAGTGCAAATCCTGATGAGAAAGTGCACGGAACGGGCTTTGTTGCTCGACTAAGCGGTGCAACCGCAGAATTTCTAAGCATTTGGAGAATAATGATGGCAGGAAAGAATCCGTTTAAGGTTGATAATGGAAAGTTAGTCTTAGTTTTCGAACCTGTCTTACCAGGTTGGCTCTTTGATGAGAATAACAAGATATCGTTTAAATTCTTAGGAAATTGCACTGTAACGTATGTAAATCCTGATAAATTGGACACATACAAAGTAGATTATTCAAAGCAAAGAGCAACTCTGTTCCTCAATGATGGAGAAAGAATAAGTTTGAGCAGTGGACTAATTGAGGAAAAATACGCCGAAATGGTACGAAATGGAAAGGTGGATCGAATTGAAATTCTTATCGCTCAGTAG
- the gltA gene encoding NADPH-dependent glutamate synthase, with protein sequence MAVKDRIEVRELEPEERHHTFSEVSLGYTYEMAQEEAKRCLQCKVPTCISGCPVGIDIPGFIREIVKGNLDRSFKILKSYNYLPAICGRVCPQEIQCEGVCVLNKIGKPINIGALERFVADWARENNVNNLTDEESSNTSNAQKDYVDKKVAVIGSGPAGLTVASELGKLGISVDIYEALHEFGGVLVYGIPEFRLPKKIVGKEISHLEALGVNFIKNIPVGYAISPKELLEKYDALFVGVGAGTPKFMGIPGSELNGVYSANEFLTRVNLMRAYKFPEYDTPIRIGKRVVVVGGGNTAMDAARSALRLGAHVTVVYRRTESEMPARKAEIAHAKEEGIEFMYLSTPVTYIGDAHGNLVAIECVRMQLSEPDESGRRKPVIIPNSNFVIEADTVIEAIGTEANKFLLNQFPDLKTNKYGYIVTNEMGQTSIPKVFAGGDIVTGSATVILAMGAGKTATRGIAEFLKS encoded by the coding sequence GTGGCTGTAAAAGACAGAATAGAAGTCAGGGAATTAGAACCAGAAGAAAGGCACCACACTTTTTCAGAAGTATCTTTGGGTTACACATACGAGATGGCACAGGAAGAGGCGAAAAGGTGCTTACAGTGTAAAGTACCAACTTGTATATCAGGTTGCCCAGTTGGCATAGATATACCGGGTTTCATAAGAGAAATCGTTAAAGGTAATTTAGATAGATCTTTTAAAATACTAAAATCATATAATTACCTCCCTGCTATCTGCGGAAGGGTTTGCCCACAAGAAATACAGTGTGAGGGGGTTTGTGTTCTCAACAAAATTGGAAAACCTATAAATATCGGTGCGCTCGAAAGATTTGTTGCAGACTGGGCAAGAGAGAATAATGTGAACAATTTGACCGACGAAGAGTCTTCTAACACATCAAACGCACAAAAAGATTACGTAGATAAGAAGGTTGCTGTCATAGGCTCTGGTCCTGCTGGTCTTACGGTAGCCTCAGAACTTGGAAAGCTTGGAATCAGTGTTGATATATACGAAGCGCTACATGAATTTGGAGGGGTTCTCGTATATGGAATACCTGAGTTCAGGTTGCCAAAAAAGATTGTTGGCAAAGAGATTTCACATTTAGAGGCTCTTGGAGTAAATTTTATAAAGAACATACCAGTAGGTTACGCAATCTCGCCAAAGGAATTACTTGAAAAATACGATGCACTCTTTGTAGGCGTCGGTGCGGGTACTCCGAAATTCATGGGAATTCCAGGAAGCGAGCTGAATGGAGTCTACTCTGCCAACGAATTCCTGACTCGAGTAAACCTCATGCGCGCATACAAGTTTCCTGAATACGATACACCTATCAGGATTGGAAAAAGAGTTGTCGTTGTCGGGGGAGGTAACACTGCGATGGATGCTGCACGCAGCGCTTTAAGGTTGGGGGCACATGTAACGGTAGTGTACCGGAGAACCGAATCGGAGATGCCGGCTCGTAAAGCCGAAATAGCGCATGCCAAAGAAGAGGGCATTGAGTTCATGTACTTATCAACACCGGTTACATACATAGGTGACGCGCATGGGAATTTAGTCGCAATTGAATGTGTAAGGATGCAACTGAGCGAGCCGGATGAAAGCGGGAGAAGAAAACCGGTTATCATTCCGAACAGCAATTTCGTTATCGAAGCTGATACAGTTATAGAAGCTATCGGAACTGAGGCGAATAAATTCCTCCTAAACCAATTTCCGGATTTGAAAACTAACAAGTACGGATACATTGTAACAAATGAAATGGGGCAGACGAGCATACCAAAGGTCTTTGCGGGAGGAGATATCGTAACAGGTTCTGCGACTGTAATCTTAGCCATGGGGGCAGGTAAGACGGCTACAAGAGGTATTGCCGAATTTCTTAAAAGTTGA
- a CDS encoding LacI family DNA-binding transcriptional regulator codes for MANIRDVAKMANVSIATVSRVLNGNENVSEETRRKVLNAIKKLNYRPTISFRTASSDLFKTIGILIPDIRGYHYSDIVMAIEEYAYTKGFDIMLALPKWEVDIEQHILDQYFRRKVDGVILGELFGSYKLIERFKRGGIPMVVVDFQVDEIDFDTVNVDNVSGGYQAIKYLYEHGHKKILFIPGPQQSPAAVDREKGIRKFIDKVRDEEIEIFYGTHRGYNSEHGWVSVVQHLKEHGLNFTAIFAVNDWTAIGAIDALKDNGIRVPEDVSIIGFDDAPFAQYTNPRLTTVMQPRWEMGTTAAQLLIERIVDKKVRLPRNIILPAKIIERESVKDINK; via the coding sequence ATGGCAAATATTAGAGATGTTGCAAAAATGGCAAACGTTTCCATAGCAACGGTCTCAAGGGTTCTGAACGGCAACGAGAATGTATCTGAAGAGACCCGTAGGAAAGTGCTCAATGCTATAAAGAAACTAAATTATAGACCGACGATTTCTTTCAGAACAGCCTCTTCTGATCTGTTTAAAACTATTGGAATACTTATACCTGACATAAGAGGTTATCATTACAGTGACATTGTCATGGCAATCGAGGAATATGCGTACACAAAAGGTTTCGATATAATGCTTGCCCTTCCGAAATGGGAGGTCGACATCGAACAGCACATCCTTGATCAGTACTTCAGGCGTAAGGTCGATGGAGTTATCTTGGGAGAACTTTTTGGAAGTTACAAATTGATAGAGCGCTTCAAGAGAGGCGGTATCCCAATGGTTGTTGTTGATTTCCAGGTCGACGAGATCGATTTCGATACTGTGAACGTGGACAATGTAAGTGGTGGCTATCAAGCGATCAAGTATCTTTATGAGCACGGGCACAAGAAGATTCTTTTTATACCCGGTCCACAACAATCACCAGCAGCTGTCGATAGGGAAAAAGGTATTAGAAAATTCATTGATAAAGTCAGGGATGAAGAGATTGAGATTTTTTATGGAACACATAGAGGCTATAACTCCGAGCACGGATGGGTTAGTGTTGTTCAGCACCTGAAAGAACATGGGCTAAACTTCACAGCTATCTTCGCTGTTAATGACTGGACAGCTATCGGTGCGATAGATGCTTTAAAGGATAACGGAATTAGAGTGCCAGAAGATGTATCTATAATAGGATTTGATGATGCTCCATTTGCACAGTACACAAATCCAAGGTTGACAACTGTTATGCAACCCCGTTGGGAAATGGGGACTACTGCTGCACAGTTGTTAATAGAGAGAATAGTGGATAAGAAAGTGCGTTTGCCAAGAAATATAATTTTGCCAGCAAAGATTATCGAGAGGGAATCTGTGAAGGATATCAACAAGTGA
- a CDS encoding carbohydrate ABC transporter permease — protein sequence MRKLLPYIFILPTFIIISLFIYYPAINSFYLSFFKVSVFGNRKMFVGLENYIELFSDEKFVKSFTFTIVFTIITVIVSIFIAFFVALLLNQRVPGVRLFRTLIFAPYAVSTAVAGALWGFLLNPVVGHVNYIMTRLFGIQVNWLVTAPYAAYAVIIAAIWKTLPFNIIFYIAGLQSIPDELVEATKLDGATTWTRMWRLYFPLLSPITYYLVIMSIISAMFQSFAIIDVMTRGGPGDYTTNIIYRIYLDDFRFSKTGPAAAESVILFAIMIIVTLIYFKVGRKSVHYQ from the coding sequence GTGAGAAAGTTGTTACCTTACATCTTTATACTTCCAACATTTATCATAATTTCACTCTTTATATATTATCCAGCAATAAATTCATTTTATCTAAGTTTTTTTAAAGTGTCTGTCTTTGGCAATAGGAAGATGTTTGTTGGATTAGAGAATTATATAGAATTATTTTCAGACGAGAAGTTCGTTAAATCATTCACTTTTACGATTGTCTTCACAATAATTACGGTAATTGTCTCTATTTTTATAGCATTTTTTGTGGCGTTGCTGCTTAATCAAAGAGTTCCCGGCGTTAGGTTATTCAGGACTTTGATATTCGCTCCTTATGCTGTCTCAACAGCCGTGGCAGGAGCGCTCTGGGGATTTTTACTGAACCCAGTTGTTGGGCACGTTAACTATATTATGACAAGGTTATTCGGAATACAAGTGAACTGGTTAGTTACCGCACCATACGCTGCATACGCTGTAATAATTGCTGCAATTTGGAAAACATTGCCATTTAACATAATATTCTACATTGCAGGTTTGCAAAGTATTCCTGATGAGCTTGTTGAAGCAACTAAGCTCGATGGTGCAACTACTTGGACAAGAATGTGGAGGTTGTATTTTCCCTTACTTTCACCTATTACATATTACCTTGTGATTATGAGTATAATAAGCGCTATGTTCCAGTCGTTTGCTATTATCGATGTTATGACACGCGGTGGTCCCGGTGATTATACAACGAACATCATTTACAGGATCTACCTTGACGATTTTAGATTCTCAAAAACAGGACCGGCAGCTGCGGAAAGCGTCATATTGTTTGCCATAATGATCATAGTCACTCTAATATACTTTAAAGTTGGACGTAAGAGCGTTCATTATCAGTAA
- a CDS encoding carbohydrate ABC transporter permease, with translation MKKSTRKIVNTVFVEIALIIFSIIMFAPIFLALTMSIQSSEFVFAYPPKILPRGFNIENYIQAFKIVPFGRMMWNSFVVASLITLGKLFTGILAGYAYANFKFKGDSLTFGLIFSTLYIPAEILLIIPLFQVVSKLGWVNTYQAMIVPFIASATNVFLFQQHFKTIPRDFEDAARIDGASAMQYLTKIVLPLSRPVIGGAAIINFTYAWNMYLWPMIVAMRDDMKTVQVAINMIINAESSNNWGIIMAATIIALAPTLLLFFLLQDLFVKSLVGSGLKG, from the coding sequence ATGAAGAAGAGTACTCGAAAGATTGTAAATACCGTTTTTGTAGAGATAGCCCTGATAATATTTTCAATAATCATGTTTGCACCTATATTCTTAGCGTTGACTATGAGTATTCAATCTTCAGAATTCGTTTTTGCTTACCCGCCTAAGATTTTGCCACGTGGGTTCAACATAGAAAATTACATACAAGCTTTTAAAATAGTGCCTTTTGGAAGGATGATGTGGAACAGCTTTGTAGTAGCGTCTTTAATAACACTTGGGAAGCTTTTCACTGGTATCCTTGCAGGTTATGCGTACGCAAATTTCAAATTCAAGGGTGATTCGTTAACGTTTGGTTTGATATTTTCAACTTTATATATCCCAGCGGAAATATTGTTAATTATCCCTCTGTTCCAAGTCGTTAGCAAACTTGGATGGGTTAACACATACCAAGCGATGATTGTACCATTCATCGCAAGTGCAACGAATGTGTTTTTGTTCCAACAACACTTTAAGACTATTCCAAGAGATTTCGAAGATGCCGCGAGGATAGACGGGGCAAGTGCTATGCAATATCTTACAAAGATAGTTCTTCCGCTTTCTCGCCCAGTTATAGGGGGGGCGGCTATAATTAATTTTACATACGCTTGGAACATGTATTTGTGGCCTATGATTGTGGCAATGCGTGATGACATGAAGACTGTGCAAGTGGCGATAAATATGATAATCAATGCTGAGTCTTCAAATAACTGGGGAATAATTATGGCAGCGACAATTATTGCTTTGGCACCAACACTTCTGTTATTCTTCTTACTCCAAGATTTGTTTGTCAAATCACTCGTTGGAAGCGGATTGAAAGGTTGA
- a CDS encoding ABC transporter substrate-binding protein produces MKKLFILFLVFVVALGFAEVKIQFWHAMGGWRIDLIQGMVNDFMKANPGIKVEVQYVGSYEEILAKTVASLQAGTPPHVVQLNEISTKKMIDSGVIVPVEDMIKKDPSFDKGKLLPQVVKYYSIGGKLYSMPWNSSTPLLFYNKTMFKQAGLDPEKPPRTFSEVISYSKKLLKKDDKGNIVRTGITWPLYAWFFEQWMAEQNKLLVDNNNGRTGNPTKVVFNNEAGLKIMEFWNTLTKEGLMINTKKGDWTAARQLFISQTVGMIITSTSDVALLVSEAAKQGFEIGAAYIPIPDGVQRAGVIIGGGSLWLIKQKNQAEIDAAWKLIKYLADVDPQIAWHKGTGYFPVRLDAKEKLEKEGYYKENPLHYIAIKQLLDTIPSYATMGAVVGAFPEIRSAIDNAVEKMLNGQLTPKQALEEAEREANKAIKQYF; encoded by the coding sequence ATGAAGAAACTTTTTATACTGTTTTTAGTATTCGTTGTTGCTTTGGGCTTTGCAGAAGTCAAGATTCAGTTCTGGCACGCAATGGGCGGTTGGAGAATTGACTTGATTCAGGGTATGGTAAACGATTTTATGAAGGCAAACCCAGGAATCAAGGTTGAAGTGCAGTATGTTGGGAGTTATGAGGAAATATTGGCAAAGACAGTTGCATCACTACAAGCAGGTACTCCACCACATGTTGTCCAACTGAACGAAATCAGTACGAAGAAGATGATCGATAGTGGAGTTATAGTTCCAGTTGAAGATATGATTAAAAAGGATCCATCATTTGATAAAGGTAAGCTCTTACCTCAGGTGGTTAAATACTACAGCATTGGCGGAAAGCTTTATTCTATGCCTTGGAACAGCTCAACACCGTTGCTCTTCTACAACAAGACCATGTTCAAACAAGCAGGACTTGATCCAGAGAAACCACCAAGAACTTTCAGCGAAGTGATTTCCTACTCGAAGAAATTGTTAAAGAAAGACGACAAGGGAAACATAGTAAGAACTGGTATCACATGGCCACTTTATGCATGGTTCTTTGAACAATGGATGGCAGAGCAAAATAAGTTGCTTGTTGACAACAACAACGGAAGAACAGGCAACCCAACAAAGGTAGTCTTCAATAACGAAGCTGGCTTGAAGATTATGGAATTTTGGAACACATTGACAAAAGAAGGTTTAATGATTAACACAAAGAAAGGGGACTGGACAGCTGCAAGACAGCTCTTCATATCTCAAACGGTCGGAATGATAATTACGTCAACATCAGATGTTGCATTGCTTGTTTCAGAAGCGGCGAAGCAAGGCTTCGAAATTGGTGCGGCTTACATTCCTATACCAGACGGAGTACAGCGAGCTGGTGTTATAATAGGTGGAGGAAGCCTGTGGCTAATTAAGCAGAAGAACCAAGCCGAGATAGATGCGGCATGGAAATTGATTAAGTATCTTGCCGATGTTGATCCACAAATCGCATGGCATAAGGGAACTGGGTACTTCCCAGTAAGACTTGATGCGAAAGAAAAGCTTGAGAAAGAAGGCTACTACAAGGAAAATCCACTCCACTATATCGCCATTAAACAGTTGTTAGATACAATTCCTTCATACGCAACAATGGGTGCGGTTGTTGGTGCTTTCCCAGAAATAAGGTCAGCGATCGATAATGCCGTTGAGAAAATGCTAAATGGACAGCTAACGCCAAAGCAAGCTTTGGAGGAAGCAGAAAGAGAAGCAAATAAAGCTATAAAACAATACTTTTAA
- a CDS encoding glycoside hydrolase family 16 protein encodes MIKDSRWKLVWSDEFSGPKIDTSKWRFEIGNNNGWGNGEWQYYTEGKNAWIENGMLVIEARNETVKEGSKTFNYTSTRMKTEGNFSVQYGKIEARIKFPYGKGLWPAFWMLGTNIRYVGWPMCGEIDIVEFLGHDKWTAYGTLHGPGYHGNSAIGGKIRLEPPKPDFTSDFHVFGVMWDEEKIVWYVDDTVYHIVTKSAVESRGKVWVFDNEFFIILNMAVGGYWPGYPTNETKFPAKMYVDYVRVYELQSNE; translated from the coding sequence ATGATAAAAGACAGCAGATGGAAACTTGTTTGGTCCGATGAGTTCAGCGGTCCTAAAATCGATACTTCAAAATGGAGATTCGAGATTGGAAACAACAACGGCTGGGGAAACGGTGAGTGGCAGTACTATACTGAAGGAAAGAATGCCTGGATAGAGAATGGCATGCTCGTTATTGAAGCAAGAAACGAGACAGTGAAAGAAGGTAGTAAGACGTTCAATTACACTTCAACACGTATGAAGACAGAAGGTAATTTCTCAGTGCAGTACGGAAAGATTGAGGCGCGTATAAAATTCCCTTACGGAAAGGGTCTGTGGCCAGCGTTTTGGATGCTCGGGACTAATATAAGGTATGTCGGATGGCCCATGTGTGGAGAAATCGATATAGTCGAATTTCTTGGACACGACAAGTGGACAGCCTACGGTACGCTGCATGGACCTGGGTATCACGGAAATAGCGCTATAGGTGGCAAAATCAGGTTAGAGCCACCAAAGCCTGATTTTACAAGTGATTTCCACGTATTTGGGGTAATGTGGGATGAAGAAAAGATTGTTTGGTACGTCGATGATACCGTTTACCACATTGTCACAAAATCCGCGGTGGAGTCAAGAGGAAAGGTATGGGTCTTCGATAATGAATTCTTTATAATACTGAATATGGCTGTTGGCGGATACTGGCCTGGATATCCAACAAATGAAACAAAGTTTCCTGCAAAGATGTATGTAGATTATGTAAGAGTATATGAACTACAAAGCAATGAATAA